A portion of the Caenorhabditis elegans chromosome III genome contains these proteins:
- the ppk-2 gene encoding 1-phosphatidylinositol-5-phosphate 4-kinase (Partially confirmed by transcript evidence), whose protein sequence is MSTKKKTKVLSKKKGKILVPKWKLFRAKEPVLSVFMWGINHTVDQLLHVPPPGLLMPDDFKAYSKVKIDNHNFNKDIMPSHYKVKEYCPNVFRNLREQFGVDNFEYLRSLTSYEPEPDLLDGSAKDSTPRFFISYDKKFVIKSMDSEAVAELHSVLRNYHQYVVEKQGKTLLPQYLGLYRLTIEGSETYLIVMRNVFGRKYGVHTKFDLKGSTVSRAASDKEKAKDLPTLKDNDFLEQNWKLNLPPEAGKLLIEMLTSDTEWLTRMHLMDYSLLVGIHDCERAAQEAANRPVEQNSEESGDELAPTPPDSPIPSTGGAFPGVSGGPDLDDEFYAIASPADFEKNLIYFIGLVDILTYYGIKKRSATAAKTVKYGSDAENISTVKPEQYAKRLVEFVSRALN, encoded by the exons ATGTCgacaaaaaagaagacaaagGTCCTATCGAAGAAAAAAGGCAAGATTTTGGTGCCAAAATGGAAGCTTTTCCGCGCCAAAGAGCCTGTCTTGTCGGTTTTCATGTGGGGAATCAATCATACGGTGGATCAGCTGCTTCATGTCCCTCCGCCAGGGCTTCTAATGCCAGATGACTTCAAG gCATATTCGAaagtaaaaatcgataatcacaATTTCAACAAAGATATTATGCCGTCACACTACAAAGTCAAAGAATACTGTCCAAATGTGTTCCGTAACCTTCGTGAGCAATTTGGTGTCGACAATTTCGAATATCTACGCTCGCTGACGTCATACGAGCCGGAGCCCGACTTGTTGGATGGCTCGGCAAAGGATTCCACGCCGAGATTCTTTATATCGTATGATAAGAAGTTTGTGATCAAG tcaatggACTCCGAAGCGGTCGCCGAGCTCCACTCAGTACTCCGGAATTATCATCAATATGTCGTCGAAAAGCAAGGAAAAACCCTTTTGCCGCAATATTTGGGACTTTATAG actaacAATCGAGGGCTCAGAGACATACCTGATCGTAATGCGCAACGTGTTCGGCCGAAAGTACGGTGTCCATACAAAATTCGACCTTAAAGGATCTACAGTATCCCGTGCGGCGTCGGATAAGGAAAAAGCCAAAGATCTCCCAACACTGAAAGATAACGATTTTCTGGAACAAAACTGGAAGCTTAACCTGCCGCCAGAGGCCGGAAAACTGCTCATTGAGATGCTCACTAGTGATACGGAATGGCTCACGAGAATGCATTTGATGGATTATTCGCTGCTAGTTG gTATCCACGACTGCGAACGTGCCGCCCAAGAAGCCGCCAATCGTCCCGTAGAACAAAACAGTGAAGAATCGGGCGACGAGCTCGCCCCGACGCCCCCAGACTCGCCGATCCCGTCAACGGGCGGCGCATTTCCCGGAGTTTCGGGCGGTCCCGACCTCGATGATGAATTTTACGCCATCGCAAGTCCCGcggattttgagaaaaatttgatctATTTTATTGGGCTCGTCGATATTCTCACCTACTACGGCATCAAGAAACGCAGTGCGACGGCCGcgaaaactgtgaaatatgGCTCAGATGCCGAGAATATTAGCACTGTTAAACCGGAACAG tatgcCAAACGACTCGTCGAATTCGTAAGCCGGGCTCTCAACTGA